A region from the Pyxidicoccus xibeiensis genome encodes:
- a CDS encoding HNH/endonuclease VII fold toxin-2 domain-containing protein, with translation MHTIQSAQALKQPEVEIDLVGNKKVTAKAWTYGEAKKSAVEAASTVFQQSGCSEKCMKAQLDAYHRQCGINDNTQIKAVSPNEITPEELDAALAEASARNSMALLERLMGATDSAAGWAG, from the coding sequence ATGCACACCATCCAGAGCGCACAGGCGCTGAAACAGCCCGAGGTCGAGATCGACCTGGTCGGCAACAAGAAGGTGACTGCCAAGGCGTGGACCTATGGCGAAGCGAAGAAGAGCGCGGTCGAGGCGGCGAGCACGGTCTTCCAGCAGTCGGGCTGCTCGGAGAAGTGCATGAAGGCACAGCTGGACGCATACCACCGCCAGTGCGGCATCAACGACAACACCCAGATCAAGGCCGTCTCGCCCAACGAGATCACCCCAGAAGAGCTCGATGCTGCGCTTGCCGAGGCGAGCGCCCGCAACAGCATGGCGTTGCTGGAAAGACTCATGGGTGCGACCGACTCGGCTGCAGGGTGGGCTGGATGA
- a CDS encoding DUF1361 domain-containing protein — MRCAAGAWLSWPWQFEPQLAPLALGWLALFPNAPYLLTDFIHLRQRSVVPLWFDAALLALFASTGWLMGLLSLEVWKEWLEQRWGRARAWAFVAATSVLCGYGIYLGRVERWNSWDVLAEPTRLLSAMAAHLREPGAFPHLTRLTLLFAGLVLLSYALFEALVTRLRCRRAA; from the coding sequence ATGAGGTGCGCGGCAGGGGCCTGGCTCTCCTGGCCCTGGCAGTTTGAGCCTCAGCTGGCGCCGCTGGCCCTGGGGTGGCTCGCGCTGTTCCCCAACGCGCCGTACCTCCTCACGGACTTCATCCACCTGCGCCAGCGGTCCGTGGTGCCGCTGTGGTTCGATGCCGCACTGCTCGCGCTGTTCGCCTCCACCGGGTGGCTGATGGGGCTGCTCTCGCTGGAGGTGTGGAAGGAGTGGCTGGAGCAGCGCTGGGGCCGTGCCCGGGCCTGGGCCTTCGTGGCCGCCACGTCCGTGCTGTGCGGCTACGGCATCTACCTGGGCCGCGTGGAGCGGTGGAACAGCTGGGACGTGCTGGCCGAGCCGACGCGGCTGCTCTCCGCCATGGCGGCCCACCTGCGCGAGCCCGGCGCCTTCCCACATCTGACCCGACTGACCCTCCTCTTCGCCGGGCTGGTGCTGCTCTCCTACGCCCTCTTCGAGGCATTGGTGACGCGGCTGCGCTGCCGCCGCGCCGCGTAG
- a CDS encoding S28 family serine protease — MKKSGTVGVFHGAWWLVAAVLLQACGDTTLAPPSSVEAPARAPSALETVAEPEDILTQLQSIPGLIVLDERPSPYAGTRFFRLLFEQPADHRRPLGERFQMRVNLLHHSVDEPMVVYGGGYELRDTPSRAEPTFLLNANQLSVEHRFFGNSRPASNDWKLLDIRQAAGDYHRLIQAFKPLYPERWLTTGVSKGGMAAVYHRYFYPDDVDATVPYVAPNSHGLDDGRYARFVEQVGDADCRAKLQALQVAVLQRREEMLPLVEELGNELGTGFDVIGGADRALEFAVVEASFYFWQYWGTPYCDTVPPPEAPAADLVGFLDTTVVGIGYTYGDVWLIPLAAYYYQSATELGWTRFSTGHLDGLLRYPGQDVPQSYLNFPVRERFDHGLMRRVEHWVRNHAERMLFIYGENDPWSSGAFSVRECNDSFRFVLPGGEHGSRINRLPTPERLEATNHLYRWMWPTTADGARALARDAERDIEQLNAELDAELRKESRLRL; from the coding sequence ATGAAGAAGTCAGGAACCGTTGGCGTTTTCCATGGTGCATGGTGGCTCGTCGCCGCCGTGTTGCTGCAGGCCTGCGGGGACACCACCCTCGCACCGCCCTCCAGCGTGGAGGCTCCCGCGCGGGCCCCGAGCGCGCTGGAGACGGTGGCGGAGCCGGAGGACATCCTCACCCAGCTCCAGTCCATCCCCGGGCTCATCGTGCTGGACGAGCGGCCCTCACCCTACGCGGGCACGCGCTTCTTCCGGCTGCTGTTCGAGCAGCCCGCGGACCACCGGCGCCCGCTGGGGGAGCGCTTCCAGATGCGGGTGAACCTGCTGCACCACTCGGTGGACGAGCCCATGGTGGTCTACGGAGGCGGCTATGAGCTGAGGGACACTCCGTCGCGGGCCGAGCCCACCTTTCTGCTCAACGCCAATCAGCTCTCGGTGGAGCACCGCTTCTTCGGCAACTCGCGGCCGGCCTCGAATGACTGGAAGCTGCTCGACATCCGCCAGGCCGCGGGTGACTACCACCGCCTCATCCAGGCCTTCAAGCCGCTCTACCCCGAGCGCTGGCTGACCACGGGCGTCAGCAAGGGCGGCATGGCGGCCGTGTACCACCGCTACTTCTACCCGGACGACGTGGACGCCACCGTGCCGTACGTCGCGCCCAACAGCCACGGGCTGGACGACGGGCGCTATGCCCGCTTCGTGGAGCAGGTGGGGGATGCCGACTGCCGCGCGAAGCTCCAGGCCCTTCAAGTGGCCGTGCTGCAGCGCCGCGAGGAGATGCTGCCCCTCGTGGAGGAACTGGGGAACGAGCTGGGCACGGGCTTCGACGTGATTGGCGGAGCGGACCGGGCCCTGGAGTTCGCCGTCGTCGAGGCGTCCTTCTACTTCTGGCAGTACTGGGGCACGCCCTACTGCGACACCGTCCCCCCGCCTGAAGCACCGGCGGCGGACCTCGTCGGCTTCCTGGACACCACCGTCGTGGGCATCGGCTACACCTACGGCGACGTGTGGCTCATCCCCCTGGCGGCCTACTACTACCAGTCCGCGACGGAGCTGGGCTGGACGCGCTTCTCCACGGGCCACCTGGACGGGCTGCTGCGCTACCCGGGGCAGGACGTGCCCCAGTCGTACTTGAACTTCCCGGTGAGGGAGCGGTTCGACCACGGCCTCATGCGCCGGGTGGAGCACTGGGTGCGCAACCACGCGGAGCGGATGCTCTTCATCTACGGCGAGAATGACCCGTGGTCCTCTGGCGCCTTCTCCGTGCGCGAGTGCAATGACTCGTTCCGCTTCGTTCTCCCGGGAGGCGAGCACGGCTCGCGCATCAACCGCCTGCCCACGCCCGAGCGGCTCGAGGCCACGAATCATCTGTACCGGTGGATGTGGCCCACGACGGCCGACGGGGCCCGCGCCCTGGCGCGCGACGCCGAGCGGGACATCGAACAGCTGAATGCCGAACTGGATGCGGAGCTCCGCAAGGAGTCGCGCCTGCGCCTGTAG